From Daucus carota subsp. sativus chromosome 6, DH1 v3.0, whole genome shotgun sequence, the proteins below share one genomic window:
- the LOC108225955 gene encoding uncharacterized protein LOC108225955 codes for MRRTSYANVVINGANDDSENTPHDEVPNSGDLDDASFITSNGHPLYLQNVDHPGLVLISKKLTGTENFGPWKRSLSIALSAKNKLGLLNGSVPMPDAESPLRAQWERVNDMVISWILNTVSEEISNGMDFVNTAQEVWEELTGQFSSIDGHRIYQILKDLHALEQGDKSVEIYYHKMKNLWDEYVALEPTTTCKCSAKCDSHLVVEARHQRKRLLQFIIGLNDSFSNARGQILMMDPLPSITQAYSLVKQEEKQRQKHVSSNAFLGNVKSDISTTSPTVSSAGTNNVLPDSTSSKK; via the coding sequence ATGAGGAGAACTTCATATGCTAATGTTGTTATCAATGGTGCTAATGACGATTCTGAGAATACACCTCATGATGAGGTTCCTAACTCCGGCGATCTTGATGATGCGTCTTTCATCACCTCAAATGGACATCCTCTGTATTTACAAAACGTTGATCATCCTGGCCTTGTGTTGATCTCTAAGAAGCTCACAGGCACAGAGAATTTTGGTCCGTGGAAGCGCTCATTAAGCATAGCTTTGTCTGCCAAAAACAAATTAGGTCTTCTTAATGGTAGTGTGCCAATGCCTGATGCTGAATCACCTCTTCGTGCTCAATGGGAGCGTGTGAATGATATGGTGATAAGCTGGATCTTGAACACTGTTTCAGAGGAAATCAGTAATGGCATGGATTTTGTCAACACAGCTCAAGAAGTCTGGGAAGAATTGACTGGACAGTTCTCTAGTATTGATGGACACCGCATCTATCAAATCCTTAAGGATCTCCATGCTCTTGAGCAAGGTGACAAGTCGGTTGAAATCTACTATCATAAGATGAAAAATCTTTGGGATGAATATGTGGCTTTGGAACCTACTACTACCTGCAAATGCAGTGCCAAGTGTGATTCTCATCTAGTAGTTGAAGCAAGGCATCAGAGAAAGCGCTTGCTACAATTTATTATTGGGCTTAATGACAGCTTTTCTAATGCCAGAGGTCAGATTCTCATGATGGATCCATTGCCGTCTATTACTCAAGCATATTCCCTTGTTAAACAGGAGGAGAAACAACGCCAGAAACATGTTTCTTCTAATGCTTTTCTTGGCAATGTCAAGTCTGACATATCTACAACGTCTCCTACTGTTTCCTCTGCTGGGACGAACAATGTTCTTCCTGATTCAACCAGTTCTAAGAAATAG